The proteins below are encoded in one region of Engystomops pustulosus chromosome 8, aEngPut4.maternal, whole genome shotgun sequence:
- the SLC5A11 gene encoding sodium/myo-inositol cotransporter 2 isoform X1, with translation METTTPPSNGTADAFPKKSLEAVDIVVLVLYFIFVMAVGLWSMWRTKRGTVKGYFLAGKDMVWWPVGASLFASNVGSGHFIGLAGSGAASGIAVNAYEWNGLFCVLVLAWLFLPIYLSAGVTTMPEYLQKRFGGKRIQIYLAILYLFIYIFTKISVDIYAGALFIQQALHWDLYVAVIGLLVITAIYTVAGGLAAVIYTDTLQTVIMIIGALILMVFSFIKVGGYPGLEEKYFTAIPSVRAENTTCGLPREDALHLFRDPVDSDLPWPGVLIGMTIPSLWYWCTDQVIVQRSLSAKNLSHAKGGSLLAAYIKFLPLFIMVFPGMISRILFTGITVWGGPLLWEWGGHGATADLIILIHPVTDQVACADPELCKSICGNPSGCSDIAYPKMVIEILPIGLRGLMMSVMIAALMSSLTSIFNSASTIFTMDLWRHFRPRSTEWELMIVGRVFVLVLVVVSILWIPLVQASQGGQLFIYIQSVSSYLQPPVAMVFIAGCFWKRTNEKGAFWGLTIGLVVGIIRMVLDFVYTAPRCDQVDTRPAVVKYIHYLYFSMILAALTIIVVVAVSLWTEPPTPEMVSRLTWFTRFHKREVKEDGKTSHEVETPERGEEDKRNSVVETPDDTSPPDTSSIQATERVPFTSRLKKAVLWICGMEKNTDNNEAPVVPVEDPKVLLYEKPLVKHILNINLVVCMSAAVFMWGYFG, from the exons ATGGAGACCACTACACCCCCGAGTAATGGAACGGCTGACGCCTTCCCCAAAAAGTCGCTGGAAGCTGTGGACATCGTGGTCCTCGTCTTGTACTTCATATTTGTAATGGCAGTCGGATTGTGG TCGATGTGGCGCACAAAGAGGGGCACGGTGAAGGGCTACTTCCTGGCAGGGAAGGACATGGTATGGTGGCCT GTGGGGGCCTCCTTGTTTGCTAGTAATGTGGGCAGCGGGCACTTCATTGGCCTGGCAGGATCGGGAGCAGCATCGGGGATTGCGGTCAACGCCTACGAATGGAAT GGCCTCTTCTGTGTCTTGGTGTTGGCCTGGTTGTTTCTTCCCATATATCTATCCGCTGGG GTCACCACCATGCCGGAGTACCTGCAGAAACGCTTCGGAGGGAAACGCATCCAGATTTATCTCGCCATCCTCTACCTGTTCATCTATATATTCACCAAGATATCT GTGGACATTTATGCTGGAGCGCTGTTTATCCAGCAGGCCCTGCACTGGGATCTGTATGTGGCCGTGATCGGGTTACTCGTCATCACCGCCATCTACACCGTGGCTG GGGGCCTGGCTGCAGTCATCTACACTGACACCCTGCAAACTGTCATCATGATTATCGGGGCGCTGATTCTCATGGTCTTTA GTTTCATAAAGGTCGGGGGATATCCAGGTCTGGAGGAAAAATATTTCACCGCAATCCCATCAGTCCGTGCAGAGAACACCACGTGTGGCCTCCCCAGAGAAGACGCCCTCCACCTATTCAGAGATCCTGTAGACTCTGACCTGCCGTGGCCTGGCGTCCTGATCGGCATGACCATACCATCCCTCTGGTACTGGTGCACAGATCAG GTGATTGTACAAAGATCCCTGTCCGCTAAGAACCTGTCCCACGCCAAGGGGGGCTCCCTGCTGGCCGCTTACATCAAGTTCTTGCCCCTCTTTATAATGGTCTTCCCTGGGATGATCAGCAGGATCCTCTTCACAGGtatcacagtatgggggggtccACTGCTCTGGGAGTGGGGGGGCCACGGGGCCACTGCAGATCTCATCATTCTCATCCATCCCGTTACAGATCAGGTGGCCTGCGCCGATCCCGAACTCTGTAAATCCATCTGCGGAAACCCATCCGGATGTTCGGATATTGCGTACCCCAAGATGGTGATCGAAATATTACCCATAG GACTGAGAGGTCTGATGATGTCCGTGATGATCGCCGCCCTCATGTCCTCGCTGACCTCCATATTTAATAGCGCCAGCACCATCTTCACCATGGATCTGTGGCGCCACTTCCGCCCGCGCTCCACGGAGTGGGAGCTGATGATAGTCGGGAG GGTCTTTGTGTTGGTGCTGGTGGTGGTCTCCATCCTGTGGATCCCCCTGGTCCAGGCCAGCCAGGGTGGTCAGCTCTTCATCTACATCCAGTCTGTTAGTTCGTACCTACAACCCCCTGTGGCCATGGTCTTCATCGCCGGCTGCTTTTGGAAAAGGACCAATGAGAAG GGGGCGTTCTGGGGTCTGACCATAGGTTTGGTGGTTGGGATTATCCGCATGGTGCTGGACTTTGTCTACACGGCCCCCCGATGTGACCAGGTGGACACGCGGCCGGCGGTGGTCAAGTACATCCACTACTTGTATTTCTCCATGATCCTGGCGGCGCTGACCATCATAGTGGTGGTGGCTGTCAGTCTGTGGACGGAGCCCCCCACCCCGGAGATG GTGTCACGTCTCACCTGGTTCACGCGCTTCCATAAGAGAGAAGTAAAGGAAGACGGCAAAACGAGCCACGAGGTGGAGACCCCCGAAAGAGGAGAAGAGGATAAAAGGAACAGTGTGGTGGAGACCCCCGATGACACGAGCCCCCCAgacaccagtagtatacaggctacAG AACGAGTGCCCTTTACCTCCCGCCTAAAGAAGGCCGTACTCTGGATATGTGGGATGGAAAAGAACACGGACAACAACGAGGCCCCCGTCGTCCCTGTAGAAGACCCCAAAGTTTTGCTCTATGAAAAACCATTAGTGAAACACATCCTGAACATCAAcctggtggtgtgtatgagcGCCGCCGTCTTCATGTGGGGCTACTTTGGCTAA
- the SLC5A11 gene encoding sodium/myo-inositol cotransporter 2 isoform X2 — translation METTTPPSNGTADAFPKKSLEAVDIVVLVLYFIFVMAVGLWSMWRTKRGTVKGYFLAGKDMVWWPVGASLFASNVGSGHFIGLAGSGAASGIAVNAYEWNGLFCVLVLAWLFLPIYLSAGVTTMPEYLQKRFGGKRIQIYLAILYLFIYIFTKISVDIYAGALFIQQALHWDLYVAVIGLLVITAIYTVAGGLAAVIYTDTLQTVIMIIGALILMVFSFIKVGGYPGLEEKYFTAIPSVRAENTTCGLPREDALHLFRDPVDSDLPWPGVLIGMTIPSLWYWCTDQVIVQRSLSAKNLSHAKGGSLLAAYIKFLPLFIMVFPGMISRILFTDQVACADPELCKSICGNPSGCSDIAYPKMVIEILPIGLRGLMMSVMIAALMSSLTSIFNSASTIFTMDLWRHFRPRSTEWELMIVGRVFVLVLVVVSILWIPLVQASQGGQLFIYIQSVSSYLQPPVAMVFIAGCFWKRTNEKGAFWGLTIGLVVGIIRMVLDFVYTAPRCDQVDTRPAVVKYIHYLYFSMILAALTIIVVVAVSLWTEPPTPEMVSRLTWFTRFHKREVKEDGKTSHEVETPERGEEDKRNSVVETPDDTSPPDTSSIQATERVPFTSRLKKAVLWICGMEKNTDNNEAPVVPVEDPKVLLYEKPLVKHILNINLVVCMSAAVFMWGYFG, via the exons ATGGAGACCACTACACCCCCGAGTAATGGAACGGCTGACGCCTTCCCCAAAAAGTCGCTGGAAGCTGTGGACATCGTGGTCCTCGTCTTGTACTTCATATTTGTAATGGCAGTCGGATTGTGG TCGATGTGGCGCACAAAGAGGGGCACGGTGAAGGGCTACTTCCTGGCAGGGAAGGACATGGTATGGTGGCCT GTGGGGGCCTCCTTGTTTGCTAGTAATGTGGGCAGCGGGCACTTCATTGGCCTGGCAGGATCGGGAGCAGCATCGGGGATTGCGGTCAACGCCTACGAATGGAAT GGCCTCTTCTGTGTCTTGGTGTTGGCCTGGTTGTTTCTTCCCATATATCTATCCGCTGGG GTCACCACCATGCCGGAGTACCTGCAGAAACGCTTCGGAGGGAAACGCATCCAGATTTATCTCGCCATCCTCTACCTGTTCATCTATATATTCACCAAGATATCT GTGGACATTTATGCTGGAGCGCTGTTTATCCAGCAGGCCCTGCACTGGGATCTGTATGTGGCCGTGATCGGGTTACTCGTCATCACCGCCATCTACACCGTGGCTG GGGGCCTGGCTGCAGTCATCTACACTGACACCCTGCAAACTGTCATCATGATTATCGGGGCGCTGATTCTCATGGTCTTTA GTTTCATAAAGGTCGGGGGATATCCAGGTCTGGAGGAAAAATATTTCACCGCAATCCCATCAGTCCGTGCAGAGAACACCACGTGTGGCCTCCCCAGAGAAGACGCCCTCCACCTATTCAGAGATCCTGTAGACTCTGACCTGCCGTGGCCTGGCGTCCTGATCGGCATGACCATACCATCCCTCTGGTACTGGTGCACAGATCAG GTGATTGTACAAAGATCCCTGTCCGCTAAGAACCTGTCCCACGCCAAGGGGGGCTCCCTGCTGGCCGCTTACATCAAGTTCTTGCCCCTCTTTATAATGGTCTTCCCTGGGATGATCAGCAGGATCCTCTTCACAG ATCAGGTGGCCTGCGCCGATCCCGAACTCTGTAAATCCATCTGCGGAAACCCATCCGGATGTTCGGATATTGCGTACCCCAAGATGGTGATCGAAATATTACCCATAG GACTGAGAGGTCTGATGATGTCCGTGATGATCGCCGCCCTCATGTCCTCGCTGACCTCCATATTTAATAGCGCCAGCACCATCTTCACCATGGATCTGTGGCGCCACTTCCGCCCGCGCTCCACGGAGTGGGAGCTGATGATAGTCGGGAG GGTCTTTGTGTTGGTGCTGGTGGTGGTCTCCATCCTGTGGATCCCCCTGGTCCAGGCCAGCCAGGGTGGTCAGCTCTTCATCTACATCCAGTCTGTTAGTTCGTACCTACAACCCCCTGTGGCCATGGTCTTCATCGCCGGCTGCTTTTGGAAAAGGACCAATGAGAAG GGGGCGTTCTGGGGTCTGACCATAGGTTTGGTGGTTGGGATTATCCGCATGGTGCTGGACTTTGTCTACACGGCCCCCCGATGTGACCAGGTGGACACGCGGCCGGCGGTGGTCAAGTACATCCACTACTTGTATTTCTCCATGATCCTGGCGGCGCTGACCATCATAGTGGTGGTGGCTGTCAGTCTGTGGACGGAGCCCCCCACCCCGGAGATG GTGTCACGTCTCACCTGGTTCACGCGCTTCCATAAGAGAGAAGTAAAGGAAGACGGCAAAACGAGCCACGAGGTGGAGACCCCCGAAAGAGGAGAAGAGGATAAAAGGAACAGTGTGGTGGAGACCCCCGATGACACGAGCCCCCCAgacaccagtagtatacaggctacAG AACGAGTGCCCTTTACCTCCCGCCTAAAGAAGGCCGTACTCTGGATATGTGGGATGGAAAAGAACACGGACAACAACGAGGCCCCCGTCGTCCCTGTAGAAGACCCCAAAGTTTTGCTCTATGAAAAACCATTAGTGAAACACATCCTGAACATCAAcctggtggtgtgtatgagcGCCGCCGTCTTCATGTGGGGCTACTTTGGCTAA
- the SLC5A11 gene encoding sodium/myo-inositol cotransporter 2 isoform X3, which yields MWRTKRGTVKGYFLAGKDMVWWPVGASLFASNVGSGHFIGLAGSGAASGIAVNAYEWNGLFCVLVLAWLFLPIYLSAGVTTMPEYLQKRFGGKRIQIYLAILYLFIYIFTKISVDIYAGALFIQQALHWDLYVAVIGLLVITAIYTVAGGLAAVIYTDTLQTVIMIIGALILMVFSFIKVGGYPGLEEKYFTAIPSVRAENTTCGLPREDALHLFRDPVDSDLPWPGVLIGMTIPSLWYWCTDQVIVQRSLSAKNLSHAKGGSLLAAYIKFLPLFIMVFPGMISRILFTDQVACADPELCKSICGNPSGCSDIAYPKMVIEILPIGLRGLMMSVMIAALMSSLTSIFNSASTIFTMDLWRHFRPRSTEWELMIVGRVFVLVLVVVSILWIPLVQASQGGQLFIYIQSVSSYLQPPVAMVFIAGCFWKRTNEKGAFWGLTIGLVVGIIRMVLDFVYTAPRCDQVDTRPAVVKYIHYLYFSMILAALTIIVVVAVSLWTEPPTPEMVSRLTWFTRFHKREVKEDGKTSHEVETPERGEEDKRNSVVETPDDTSPPDTSSIQATERVPFTSRLKKAVLWICGMEKNTDNNEAPVVPVEDPKVLLYEKPLVKHILNINLVVCMSAAVFMWGYFG from the exons ATGTGGCGCACAAAGAGGGGCACGGTGAAGGGCTACTTCCTGGCAGGGAAGGACATGGTATGGTGGCCT GTGGGGGCCTCCTTGTTTGCTAGTAATGTGGGCAGCGGGCACTTCATTGGCCTGGCAGGATCGGGAGCAGCATCGGGGATTGCGGTCAACGCCTACGAATGGAAT GGCCTCTTCTGTGTCTTGGTGTTGGCCTGGTTGTTTCTTCCCATATATCTATCCGCTGGG GTCACCACCATGCCGGAGTACCTGCAGAAACGCTTCGGAGGGAAACGCATCCAGATTTATCTCGCCATCCTCTACCTGTTCATCTATATATTCACCAAGATATCT GTGGACATTTATGCTGGAGCGCTGTTTATCCAGCAGGCCCTGCACTGGGATCTGTATGTGGCCGTGATCGGGTTACTCGTCATCACCGCCATCTACACCGTGGCTG GGGGCCTGGCTGCAGTCATCTACACTGACACCCTGCAAACTGTCATCATGATTATCGGGGCGCTGATTCTCATGGTCTTTA GTTTCATAAAGGTCGGGGGATATCCAGGTCTGGAGGAAAAATATTTCACCGCAATCCCATCAGTCCGTGCAGAGAACACCACGTGTGGCCTCCCCAGAGAAGACGCCCTCCACCTATTCAGAGATCCTGTAGACTCTGACCTGCCGTGGCCTGGCGTCCTGATCGGCATGACCATACCATCCCTCTGGTACTGGTGCACAGATCAG GTGATTGTACAAAGATCCCTGTCCGCTAAGAACCTGTCCCACGCCAAGGGGGGCTCCCTGCTGGCCGCTTACATCAAGTTCTTGCCCCTCTTTATAATGGTCTTCCCTGGGATGATCAGCAGGATCCTCTTCACAG ATCAGGTGGCCTGCGCCGATCCCGAACTCTGTAAATCCATCTGCGGAAACCCATCCGGATGTTCGGATATTGCGTACCCCAAGATGGTGATCGAAATATTACCCATAG GACTGAGAGGTCTGATGATGTCCGTGATGATCGCCGCCCTCATGTCCTCGCTGACCTCCATATTTAATAGCGCCAGCACCATCTTCACCATGGATCTGTGGCGCCACTTCCGCCCGCGCTCCACGGAGTGGGAGCTGATGATAGTCGGGAG GGTCTTTGTGTTGGTGCTGGTGGTGGTCTCCATCCTGTGGATCCCCCTGGTCCAGGCCAGCCAGGGTGGTCAGCTCTTCATCTACATCCAGTCTGTTAGTTCGTACCTACAACCCCCTGTGGCCATGGTCTTCATCGCCGGCTGCTTTTGGAAAAGGACCAATGAGAAG GGGGCGTTCTGGGGTCTGACCATAGGTTTGGTGGTTGGGATTATCCGCATGGTGCTGGACTTTGTCTACACGGCCCCCCGATGTGACCAGGTGGACACGCGGCCGGCGGTGGTCAAGTACATCCACTACTTGTATTTCTCCATGATCCTGGCGGCGCTGACCATCATAGTGGTGGTGGCTGTCAGTCTGTGGACGGAGCCCCCCACCCCGGAGATG GTGTCACGTCTCACCTGGTTCACGCGCTTCCATAAGAGAGAAGTAAAGGAAGACGGCAAAACGAGCCACGAGGTGGAGACCCCCGAAAGAGGAGAAGAGGATAAAAGGAACAGTGTGGTGGAGACCCCCGATGACACGAGCCCCCCAgacaccagtagtatacaggctacAG AACGAGTGCCCTTTACCTCCCGCCTAAAGAAGGCCGTACTCTGGATATGTGGGATGGAAAAGAACACGGACAACAACGAGGCCCCCGTCGTCCCTGTAGAAGACCCCAAAGTTTTGCTCTATGAAAAACCATTAGTGAAACACATCCTGAACATCAAcctggtggtgtgtatgagcGCCGCCGTCTTCATGTGGGGCTACTTTGGCTAA